From one Formosa sediminum genomic stretch:
- a CDS encoding type 1 periplasmic binding fold superfamily protein produces MKTTKLFTAALIATVLFTSCSSDDDTPEIVNEEEVITTLTVTLTATGTGDIITLQTQDLDGDGPDDPVVTVSGNLAAGETYNGSIVLLNETVSPAEDITEEVEDESDEHQFFYTASSSLDVTTAYANYDEDGNPLGTEFTLTAGEASSGSLTFTLIHEPVKPNTGLTDAGGETDAEATFSVTVE; encoded by the coding sequence ATGAAAACAACAAAATTATTTACAGCAGCTTTAATTGCTACAGTATTATTTACATCATGTTCAAGTGACGATGATACCCCTGAAATCGTAAATGAAGAAGAGGTTATAACCACTTTAACAGTAACTTTAACTGCAACGGGTACAGGTGATATAATAACCTTGCAAACTCAAGATTTAGATGGTGATGGTCCAGACGATCCTGTAGTTACAGTATCAGGAAATTTAGCTGCAGGAGAAACGTATAACGGAAGCATAGTGCTTTTAAACGAAACTGTAAGTCCAGCAGAAGATATTACTGAAGAAGTAGAAGATGAAAGTGATGAACACCAGTTTTTCTATACTGCAAGTAGTAGCTTAGATGTTACAACAGCCTATGCAAATTACGATGAAGATGGAAACCCATTAGGTACCGAGTTTACACTTACAGCAGGCGAAGCAAGTTCTGGAAGCTTAACCTTTACTTTAATACACGAGCCTGTAAAACCAAATACTGGATTAACAGATGCAGGTGGGGAGACAGATGCAGAAGCGACATTTAGTGTTACTGTAGAATAA
- a CDS encoding response regulator, which produces MTNVLKILLIEDDMIEVMKLKRAVSKLQINCKIIEANNGEEALSILEKKEDLPDIILLDLNMPKINGIEFLGILKKDSVLKYLPTIILTTSSNQKDLLECYKIGVAGYILKPLKYEEYVSKIETLIAYWSINELKKI; this is translated from the coding sequence ATGACAAATGTTTTAAAAATTTTACTAATAGAAGACGATATGATTGAAGTTATGAAACTTAAAAGAGCAGTTTCTAAACTTCAAATTAATTGTAAAATTATTGAAGCTAATAATGGCGAAGAGGCTTTAAGTATATTAGAGAAAAAGGAAGATTTACCAGATATAATTTTATTAGATTTAAATATGCCAAAAATTAACGGAATTGAATTTTTAGGTATTCTTAAAAAAGATAGTGTATTAAAATATTTACCTACCATTATATTAACGACCTCAAGTAATCAAAAAGATTTATTAGAATGTTACAAAATAGGCGTTGCAGGCTATATTTTAAAACCTCTTAAGTACGAAGAGTACGTGTCTAAAATAGAAACTCTAATTGCATACTGGAGTATTAATGAATTAAAGAAAATATAA